In Cercospora beticola chromosome 3, complete sequence, the following proteins share a genomic window:
- a CDS encoding uncharacterized protein (BUSCO:EOG092653VU): protein MRLFLLPVSTRRTLIYCERVQEAATGAGTKPPLQERIITKAATTWANWEKAEKGWQKQTTVYANKLFRRIPFEEWGLKTIPPATKQRIADIDQGNLQVECLYPGAFLNGSKVPEILKRLATERQVLHRKRIWQSIALMPVVAPFALVPVIPNLPFFYLVWRAWSHYKALYGGRLLEHLVTHNHIKIAPSAQMDQLYAAGLISPSREATRGAPQPNTEEIKKIAKVVEAQTQNGTEDAMLLQKWNGKLLAEGFKLPEMEIEIERAVEQVEQAIKESKPEGDLQAKKEELQEVIEKKTPNVQVKETKQ, encoded by the exons ATGcgcctcttcttgctgcccGTATCCACTAGACGGACCCTCATCTATTGCGAACGCGTCCAGGAAGCTGCAACGGGAGCCGGAACAAAACCGCCGTTGCAGGAGCGCATCATCACCAAGGCAGCGACGACATGGGCAAACTGGGAGAAAGCTGAAAAGGGCTGGCAAAAGCAGACCACCGTCTACGCCAACAAGCTGTTTAGGCGCATACCATTTGAAGAATGGGGTCTCAAAACGATCCCGCCTGCAACCAAGCAGCGCATTGCAGATATCGACCAAGGAAATCTGCAAGTTGAATGTCTATACCCCGGTGCCTTCCTGAACGGCAGCAAAGTGCCCGAGATTCTGAAGAGACTGGCAACGGAACGACAGGTCCTTCACAGAAAGAGGATATGGCAGTCAATAGCTTTGATGCCAGTCGTGGCGCCCTTTGCGCTGGTCCCCGT GATTCCTAATCTTCCCTTCTTCTACCTGGTCTGGAGAGCCTGGTCACATTACAAAGCTCTCTATGGCGGCCGGTTGCTCGAGCACCTCGTCACACACAACCACATCAAAATCGCTCCCTCTGCGCAAATGGATCAGCTGTACGCTGCTGGTCTGATATCCCCGAGCCGAGAGGCAACGCGTGGCGCGCCGCAGCCCAACACGGAAgagatcaagaagatcgCAAAAGTAGTCGAGGCGCAGACACAGAACGGGACAGAAGATGCCATGCTTCTGCAAAAGTGGAATGGCAAGTTGCTGGCAGAAGGTTTCAAGCTCCCGGAAATGGAGATCGAGATAGAACGCGCCGTCGAGCAGGTCGAGCAAGCTATCAAGGAGAGCAAACCTGAAGGTGATCTCCAGGCCAAGAAAGAGGAGCTTCAAGAAgtgatcgagaagaagacgccGAATGTACAGGTGAAAGAGACGAAGCAATGA